Genomic DNA from Bacteroidetes Order II. bacterium:
GTACTAAACAGATTATGGTGAAAAACGACCCACAACACCCCCATAAAAAACGCAATATTTTTAGGGTCAATCAAAGCCGCCCGTTTACATGATTCCCCAAATTTTGTACTTTGACTGCAAATTTATCAGAAACTCTCTCACATTATTATCCGATTTACAATATGAGTCAGCATTCACCCGTGCAAACACACCTCTCGCCCGTCACTACAAAAATCTCGCAATTGGTAGTTACCCACGGTTCCGGATCGTGGGTTTATACCGAAAACGGGGACAAATACTTAGACTTCACTTCAGGCATTGGCGTAACCAATACCGGGCATAGCCATCCAAAAGTAGTAGCCGCCATTCAAGAACAAGCAGCTAAGATGTTACATGGACAAGTGAACGTCTTCTATACCCGTGTATTGATTGATCTGGCAGAGGAATTGCGGACCATTGTACCAGCACACATAAACTCGTTTTTCTTTGCCAACTCCGGCGCCGAAGCCACCGAAGCAGCCGTCAAATTGGCCAAGCAGGTGACCAAGCGGCCCAATATCATTGTTTTTCAAGGTAGCTTTCATGGACGCACCCACCTGACAATGGGCATGACAACCTCTAAGACCATCTATCGGATTGGATACCAGCCACTACCAGCAGGTATTTTTGTTGCACCTTTTCCTCATGCGCTTCGGTATGGCTGGGACGAAGAAACCACCATCCAATATTGTATTAAAGAATTAAAGCATTTATTGAAGAGCCAAACAGCTCCTGAGGAAACCGCTGCCATCATTTTGGAACCAGAGCAAGGTGAAGGAGGCTATGTGCCTACTCCTCCGGCTTTTATGAAGGCCCTGCGCGAAATTTGCGATGAACACGGCATTCTATTGGTAATGGACGAGGTACAAACGGGCTTTGGGCGTACCGGAAAATGGTTTGCTCAAGACCACTATAATGTAAAGCCTGATGTCATGATTATGGCCAAAGGCATTGCAAGTGGGGTTCCCATGTCGTGTATTGCAGCTTCTTCCGAGATGATGGCCAAATGGATTCCCGGAAGTCACGGCGGAACCTATGGTGGAAATCCACTGGCTGCTGCATCGGCCATTGCAACTATCCGGGCGATGCGCGACGAAAACATGATCGAAAATGCCGCCGAAAGAGGCGCACAACTTACCGCAGGGCTAAAGGCTCTTCAGGCCACCTTTCCGCGCATTGCCGAAGTACGTGGATTTGGACTGATGGTGGGTATGGAGTTTAGAGACGAAAACGGTACACCAGATGCCGCAACCGTTACCGCACTCCAAAAAGGCTGTTTGGAAAAGAAATTGCTCTTGCTTTCTTGTGGCACTTATGGGAATGTCATTCGGTTTATCCCGCCCCTTATAGTTACAGAAGAAGAAATTAAAAACGGTTTAGAGATTATTTATGACGTCTTATCGCAAATATCTTAATCAAATTATTCATTTATTCACCAAAAGAATTATTAAAGTAGCCAAAAGTTCTATTCGATAAACCAACAAACATTGTAATCTTACATGACATCTCTTTTTAGTCTTCAATGCTTATCTCAGGCATAATGGTGGGACGCGGATGGGTTTTGCGGAAGGCCCATCCGCTCTTTTTTTCACACCCATTCATAACAAAGCAGCATGGTCTGAAAAAATATTTACACATTCGTAACCTTTCCCCACTTCAATCCGTTTTGATTCCGAAACCTTTAAACCCCTATTGCAACCCTTTCCATTAGAGCGCCCACCCTCGGTCTGACTGGAATACAACCTCACTTAGGAGTAATTTCCATGTACCCCAATCCTCTCTGGGCCACCCGTTTCCGGGTCGCGCCGCTGTCTTTTGTATTGCTTTTATTGCCGGCTTTGCTGTTCGCAACCCCTCGAATCCAGCAAAAATCAACCGATCCCAACAAGGCGCTCAACTTAAAATCCACGCCCTCTCCCATAAAAGTAGATGGTGAACTAAAGGCTGATGAATGGGCAACTGGTGCTTTGGTCAAAGATTTTACAGAATTCCAACCCAACGAAGGCTCTGCACCAGGCATTAAAGCAGAAGCATGGATTACATACGACGCAATGTATCTTTATGTTGGTTATCGGGTCACAGACGAGCCTTCTGCGTTAAGGTCCACGAATGGAAAACGGGACGAGGTTTGGTCGGATGACTGGGTCGCTATTGCTTTAGATACTTATCGGAACAATAGCTATTTTTTACTCTTAGGCGCAAATCCATTAGGGATTCAGGTAGATTCAAGAGGAAATGGCAACAATGACGATAGTAGCTACAACCTGATTTATACTTCGGCAGGCCGCAAAACAGAAACGGGGTACGAAGTAGAGATGGCCATTCCATTTTCCAGCCTAAGTTTCCCGAACAAAGAAGTACAGTCTTGGGGAGTAAACTTTCTGGTTAATCACCCACGAGCCAGCCGTCACATGTACGCATGGCCAGCACTTACACAAAACAATGCTTGTACCATGTGTCAATTTGGTACACTCGAAAACATCAAAGGTGTCAAGAGCGGGTCTATGCACTACCAAATATTGCCTGCACTCGTTGGCTCAAATGAAGCCAGTCGCGAAGACAGCACCAACCCCGGCTCGCCTT
This window encodes:
- a CDS encoding aminotransferase class III-fold pyridoxal phosphate-dependent enzyme — encoded protein: MSQHSPVQTHLSPVTTKISQLVVTHGSGSWVYTENGDKYLDFTSGIGVTNTGHSHPKVVAAIQEQAAKMLHGQVNVFYTRVLIDLAEELRTIVPAHINSFFFANSGAEATEAAVKLAKQVTKRPNIIVFQGSFHGRTHLTMGMTTSKTIYRIGYQPLPAGIFVAPFPHALRYGWDEETTIQYCIKELKHLLKSQTAPEETAAIILEPEQGEGGYVPTPPAFMKALREICDEHGILLVMDEVQTGFGRTGKWFAQDHYNVKPDVMIMAKGIASGVPMSCIAASSEMMAKWIPGSHGGTYGGNPLAAASAIATIRAMRDENMIENAAERGAQLTAGLKALQATFPRIAEVRGFGLMVGMEFRDENGTPDAATVTALQKGCLEKKLLLLSCGTYGNVIRFIPPLIVTEEEIKNGLEIIYDVLSQIS